The DNA region TTCAAGACGAGCGATTATCTCGGCATCATCCGCTCGGTTGCGCCCGAGATCGACCAGTGCGCCCCGGGCAGGCTCGAAGCGGCGCGGCTGCCTTCCTTGCGCATGGTGATCCGGCTCGGCTCGGAGAAGACGCCGGGCATGCTCAATTTCGACGAGATCGCCCCCCTCGCCACCGCCCGGCATGCCGAGGAGCTGACGCGCCTCGCACGCGTCCTGCAGTTCGACGATCCGATCAATATCCAGTTCACCAGCGGCACGACCGGCAGCCCGAAGGGGGCGACGCTCACGCACCACAACATCCTCAATAACGGCTTCTTCATCGGCGAGGCGATGCGGCTCACTGCCGATGACCGGCTCTGCATCCCGGTGCCGTTCTATCATTGCTTCGGCATGGTGCTCGGCAATCTCGCCTGCCTCACGCACAGCGCCTGCATGGTGCTGCCGAGCGAAGGCTTCGATCCGCTGGCGGTGCTGCAGACCGTGCGGGAAGAACGCTGCACGGCCCTCCACGGCGTGCCGACCATGTTTATCGCCATGCTCGACCACCCGCAGTTCAAGAGCTTCGACCTGAAGAGCCTGCGCACAGGCATCATGGCGGGCTCGCCCTGCCCGATCGAGGTCATGAAGCGCGTCATCGTCGAGATGAATCAGCGCGAGATCACCATCGCTTATGGCATGACCGAAACGAGTCCCGTCAGCTTCCAGAGCTCGACCGACGATCCCGTCGAGCGCCGAGTCTCGACGGTCGGACGCATCCACCCGCATCTCGAAGTGAAGATCGTCGATTCGGAGGGACGGATCGTGCCGGCGGGAACGACCGGCGAGCTGCTGACCCGCGGCTACTCGGTCATGCAGGGCTATTGGGGAGACGAGCGCAACACCGCCGAGGCCATCGACGCGGCGCGCTGGATGCATACGGGCGATCTCGCCACCATCGACGAAGAAGGCTTCTGCAATATCGTCGGGCGTATCAAGGACCTGGTCATCCGCGGCGGCGAGAACATCTATCCGCGCGAGATCGAGGAATTCCTCTATACCCACCCGGACATCGCCGACGCGCAGGTCTTCGGCATACCCGACGCCCAATATGGCGAGCAGCTCTGCGCCTGGATCCGCCTTCGCGAGGGCGTGTCGCTCAGCGATGCGGAGGTCATCGCCTTCTGCAAGGGCTCAATCGCCCATTACAAGGTGCCCCGCCATATCCGCTTCGTCGACGAATTTCCCATGACCATCACCGGCAAGATCCAGAAATACGTCATGCGCGAGAAGATGATCGAGGAGCTGAACCTTGTCGTC from Rhizobiales bacterium GAS188 includes:
- a CDS encoding fatty-acyl-CoA synthase — its product is MVGLTQSYVNGASVKPLIGDTIGAHLDRIAALSAHRPALVSRHQGIRWSYGELKQKVDALAGGLIALGLAPGERIGIWSQNNAEWVLTQFATAKAGLILVNINPAYRAYELEYALNKVGCSALILAASFKTSDYLGIIRSVAPEIDQCAPGRLEAARLPSLRMVIRLGSEKTPGMLNFDEIAPLATARHAEELTRLARVLQFDDPINIQFTSGTTGSPKGATLTHHNILNNGFFIGEAMRLTADDRLCIPVPFYHCFGMVLGNLACLTHSACMVLPSEGFDPLAVLQTVREERCTALHGVPTMFIAMLDHPQFKSFDLKSLRTGIMAGSPCPIEVMKRVIVEMNQREITIAYGMTETSPVSFQSSTDDPVERRVSTVGRIHPHLEVKIVDSEGRIVPAGTTGELLTRGYSVMQGYWGDERNTAEAIDAARWMHTGDLATIDEEGFCNIVGRIKDLVIRGGENIYPREIEEFLYTHPDIADAQVFGIPDAQYGEQLCAWIRLREGVSLSDAEVIAFCKGSIAHYKVPRHIRFVDEFPMTITGKIQKYVMREKMIEELNLVVAKTA